The Aspergillus flavus chromosome 2, complete sequence region CAGGAATCACCTTCGATACATGGAACGTGCCCTCGAGCTCAAAGGCTGGTGGGCTAACCTTCGGCGTAGCGTTGCCTAGTGATGCACTCAAATCAGACGCTACTGATTTCATCGGATACCTAGTATGCCTCCCTTGTCTAAGCTTCGGCATGGTGTAGCTCAAACTGACCAAAACAGCGCTGCATAGCTACCGACAAGTCCGCAGCAGAGGGCTGGTGCGGTATAACACTAGGCGGCTCCATGACCGACGCCCTCTTATTCGTCGCGTACCCAGATGGCGACGCCGTGCGGACCTCCCTGCGCTTCGCCTCAGAATACGCGATGCCGGGCGTGTACAGCGGCAACGCGACCGTGAAACCGATTTCCGCGACGGCCAACTCGACTGGTTTCTCATTAATCTTCCATTGCCAGGATTGTCTGCATTGGTCGCAGGGTGAGACTACTGGCAGTGCTTCTACCAGCAGTGGTCTCTTGGACTTGGGCTATGCGCAGTCCGTCAAAGCTCCGAGCAACCCGTCCTGTGCGGCCGAGCTTAAGCTTGCTAGACACGATATACAGGGTACCTGGACGGCTATGCTTGATGATCATGCTGCAAGCGACTCCTATGACAAGTGGCGGGCTCTGGCGAAGGATGCAGTTCCTGAGAAGTGCTCCGCTTAAACATGTCATACTGTTTCCTCTGTTCTGTTCCGACATATCCGGGGCAGAATTCCCCAGGCTACAGCAGAGTCCGGTAGCATTGGTACGAACGTCAGCCTGGATATACGGTAGGATAGCAAGGAGCTAATGGAGGTTACTGTATTTGAACAGATATATCACTTTTCCGTCTAGCGTTTCACTCTAAATGAACACTCGGAGCATGACATATACAGTTTCATTTGTGAGAGTATGTACATGGTCAAATGCAATATTACTTACTTGGACTTTATTTACAATGAGCCAACGTTATGTATGTGGTGCACGTCAGGGTTGACTTTTCTGAGGATTCCCACTATGATGTCAATAGATCTTGATGCCGAGACTGGGCTTCCCGAGCAGCGATAACAACAACAGTGGACTAAACATACACCATAGCTATACTTACTAGACGGTCTTTATCATAAGGTGGATATATGCAGCATGTAGATCGAGAGCCAATGTAGACGTAACTCATTGCTGTGTTTGAATCAGCGTAGTAGGGTATCCGGAACCAAAGTCCACACCCAAATGGACCTGTCACACAAACCCCCCTATTCCACAACGACAAGTTAAAGCCTTTCCTGCACCTGTTCAACCCGTAGATCACATTATCTCCATTTTAAACCATTCACTTGCTAAAGGTTATCTAAGTGTGTCCGGAAATCATGCCTCGTGCCGCCAAAAAAGCTTCAGCCCGGGCCCCTTTGGATGCCGCAGACCCTAGTGGCCTCGTGTCTCAGCCCCAACCTCCAATCAGCACATCCCACATTCCTGACGTGAGGTCTGGCGATGAAAACCCGAACCCAGTCGTTCTATCGCCTGATAAGTCCACTCAGTCCATGGTCTCTACGGCAGTGACAAAAACGGAAAGCCGACGCGTCAGAGCCCGAGGAAGTAGAGGAGATAGACGACGAAGACCCGCCTCTTGATATCCTAAAATGGAACTGCACCCAGGTCCGACGCAAAATCAAAAACTTCATTGAGTCGAAGGAGATGAAAATCGGCGAGTTCCAAGAAGCGATCGGGGTTTCGTCACGGAGCTACAATACATTCCTCAAAATGACTGGCGAGAAAGGGAGCGAGTCCAACACATACTTTCACGCGCACCGTTTCTTTCTCAAACGGGAGCTTCAGGGCATTAAAgagcccaagaagaagccagCTAGCAAGCAGGCGAAACTGGACACCGAGAAGAAATACGATGTCAGCGGGATTCACCTTCccggggaagaggaaggcaAGGTACAGGTCTATGATACATGCGACGAGGTCCGAAAGAAGATCTATGCTCATCTGCGGGATCCGAACGTCACTAAAGCCGGCTTTCTCAGGGAGATTGTGAAGAGTTACACGCCAGAACAAGCGGTCAAGTTTCAAGGCAACTCTTTGACCCGGTTTCTGGATATGTCTGGTGCCAATGCGGGCAACACGAATGCTGTTTTCTACGCTGCATATGTTTTCTTTGAGAAGTTACGTATCTGTGATGGTCAGCCCAAGAACAAGTTTCGCGAAGAGATGGAAAAGATCTGGCGCTCTCATGGCGGATTCGGTATCGAAACTCCTCACCATAAAGGGTATTGGTGTCATGCTAGCGAATTCGTGTATGTCGATAAGTACGGTCAGACGGGGTTCGGCAAAAGGCGTTGATCCGTACCTGCGCTGAAATGCATGAGACGCAATACTTGGTTTTTTCTATACCTTCTTTTATGTACAATATGTTCGTGTTATGCTGTATCTAAGGATCTGTTGAATGCGTATGCTGCTATTCACTATAATCCTTGTTACCCTTCCGAACACTGTATGTGGTGCATCCTGACTAGATCTACAATGTTTAAAGCATGGATTAAGCAACCAAAATCCAGCGGTGTTCGAGTGATCTTGGTCATAGCTTACACTGTCCGAACGAATATGTAGAAGCTCTGTTTGATGATTAGGCATCAAGAGATAAGagtagaaaagaatgaaccTTGATTTGGGATTGATTGGACTACATAGTATGTTTCACGAATGTAGTAGCCATAGGTTCTCACATCAACGGTCCTTTTGTCTTCATCCATGTTGGAATATATAGTGGCGGATGCGGAATCTTAGAGGCAGCAACCGTCCCggaagatattttttttatttaggTCAGTAAATGGCTGCAGACTAGCAGTCGAACTAATGATTCATTTAATTACCTTCAGCTACGTGTTTcatctcctcttcttgcccaATGTTTCAGCAAGATATACGTGTAAGTCACATGATGAGATATGCAGAACAGGAAAAATTCCAGAATACTGCCCATTCGGAAAGATAACGAATGGTGCCTGAAGACGTTGCCTGAGGCGACTGTGCTATAACGACCTCAATTGTAGGTCTGGTAATGTTTTAGTCCGGCTGCAATGTTTCATGCTTGACAGAGACTTTCCATTTGGTCTCTGTCTTCATCCCGCAAGCATCAGGTCTTCACCGCATCTACCTCAAAAAAACGTTTAATGTAGTCGAAGCTGGTGCAACCATAACCATGCCAACGTGCGCTCACCACGAGGGAAACATAACCGGTAGTGCCTCGAACAGAAGCGAGCTTTTACATGGATTAGAAAGATCGCTTGGATCGTGATCACTCACCAAAGTTGGTGCCGAATTCAATTCTGATCCGAATCTAAATGATGTCCTATCTATGACTCTATACTCCGCGGATGAGCCCACGGAGCGAAGACTAGTGGAGTGTTTGGTAAAAGCCTCAGGTCCGAGGTGGAGTTGGATGTAATTTTTATTGATTAACACGGGTCGCTGGAGGGTCTTCACCTGCCATCCCGAGAAGTGGAGTTTGGGATCTACAACAATACGAGGTCTATCCGCTATTTACAGCACAATCTGCCCACCTCCTCGCCTTGGCAGACGCATTTTCCCCGTATAGACATAAAATGCCAAGGGTCCAACTGGGGAGTACTGGCATATACGAGGAGTCAATGGGTATCATGGATACCCGGAATGCTATAAATACTAGCGAGCTTTTCCATGCGAAAATAACCTGCCAGTGTCACTGGTATTCTGAAATCCTACCGCTATACATTTAACATGGCTACCCATACTGGTGCTCGCAGGGCGGGCCGCTCtcccttgattttcttcgcCATGCTGTCGTATTTGATGATGATACCAGGCGTCTTGGCGATGAACTTTGTCTCCCGTGCAGAGTGGAAGGCACGCGCGCCGAAGGAAGCCTATAAGCCAATGACAGATGCCAAGGGTGTGAAAGTGCACTATCTAGGGCCCCAATTCAGTGGAAAACAGCATTCAGAATGTGATGACTTCATGAGATCTGTGCAAAACCAGCACATGGATGAATCCCCAGAAGATTACTTTGACATCGCCTACAATCTTGCAGTGTGTGAACATGGCTACGTGTTTGATGGTCGAGGAAAAGGTCATCGCAGCGGTGCCAATGGAGATGTCCAGTTGAACTCGGATCATTATGCTGTTCTCGCCTTCCTGGGAAAGTCCGGTGTTACGGAGCCTACCAAAGAGCAGATTATTGGACTGCAAGATTCGATTGCGTATTTGCGTCGGGCCGGTGCTGGTGACGAGATTAAGGGTCACCGAGATGGATACAATACCGAGTGTCCTGGTGGCCCGCTATATAAGCTGGTTACTGATGGTAGCCTGGACCCTGGCAAACTTTGGGACGGCGGGTCTCATACAGTTCAAAAAGGGGAGGATCTGGATACTATTAGCGCCAAGTACAATGTGCCGAAGCAGTATATCATTACCGCGAACGATCTTCAGTCGCCCTACCGTCTTACTGTCAATCAGACGATAGAGGTTCCTGCTCGTGGGGTGCCACTCACTGAGAGTGGGAATTGATATCGAGTCTGTCCCATCACAAAGGTCTCTCGATTCTAGATCCCATGTACCTAATAAGGCAGCCGTTATGTCGGAGATGAAGCTAATTGATATCTGGGTTTATGTCTGTCAGAGCTAGACCGACGTAGATATTGACCTGAGAAATCATGATAGTGGGATGATTCTTATGGAGGGTGCTCTTGGGTTGGCGGTTAATGAACACGTTGAAGGCTAAGGCCGCGTTTGCATGTGTTTTGCGTCATGACTGAGATGTTCTACATTATATCGGCACTTTATCTACTTACACTCTAACTTAAATCTTTGTTCTTGCCACTCCCCTGAGTCCCTTCCCCAGGTAGCTTGCTATGCAACATAATGATCATGGGCATATGAAAGATGCCTCCCATCTTTCAGTTCCAGAGTAAAAAGATATTTGTGAAAGCGGAAATCTGTGAGTGTGTAGAAGATTCATGATAGGGCTATTCGTATTAGCCCCTTGTATGACCATGGCAACGCACGTATTGTAGCCCTAGCGAATGTCGATATTCCATGTGGGCTGAACAAATTGGTACTTCAATTAGTGATCAGCAATCACGAGGCAAGCTCATCCTCACAACTAAAGACTGATCTGTCGAAACACCAGGCGCAGTGAAATTCCCTTCAATGTAGAAGGCTTGATTGGTCGACTTTACGGACTTGAGCAGGGTTTGATTGGGGGGGTGGTACCACTTGGCTGGACAGCCTCGCTTACTGATGTAGTTACGGTGGAGTGCGAGCCTGTACAATACCCTAGTCTCTTGGACCCTCCTAGGGGCTGGTCAGTTGATTCTCTCAGTTGTGCTATAGCCGCTTCCAATGTTTGATTTGAGTTCTCCTTCCCCTGAGCATTATGCTTGACCCTTGCAGTCCTACAAGATGAACCTAAAGGCCAGACTTTGCTGGGAACAAGATAATAGTGAAGGATTGAATGGCAAAACGGAGATCGCACGTTGTGTGGAAAGGTACATCAAGTGCAATACTATAGCAATGTATCATGTGCTCTATGAATGTTCCCATCATGTCAGCTAATAGAATATGCTCCGATGTCTCTCCACGTTGTAAATCGAACTGAGGTGTTCGAGATTGGAGCTGTAGGGAAACGGTACTATGCGGGGCTGACCGGCTAGTTGTGCGACAGCCGACTAGGTCAAATACTACCCTCCATAAGCCGCAGTACACTAGGTAAACAATGAGAATTTCATCAGGTAAACTTGCCCTGCGCATGAGAAACACTTTCGTTGCATCATAACCTATTCCCCATAGCGACTCGATCCAGTGGTTCAGTGCGCTCCATATCTGCTCGCTGTAATCGTGACCAGTTGAACCAGAACACCAGGCTCCCTGAGCAGCATTAACAGTGCTTGATCGCGACATGCACAGCATGCATGAGACCCGGTGGCATCCTGCGCTGGCTTTTGTCGCCGGGGTACAAGCAATGACTCTCTTCACTCCTCGAGCGACAAGCCCTAGCAGTATTGACCCGAACTTGCCGTTTCCCATGCCTACAGAGCCTACCAACTATGGCTTTGCTCATGGTTATAAAACGTGGTATGGACCTGCAAGCGACTGCGGTTACTGGGGGGATCGTGGTGAGTGCAGAGTCGAAGGGTAGTTACTCTCTCGCATAATGCATACTGACAATGGCCTTGTCGATAGGGACCTACGGTTGTGACGACAACTTCGCCTGCCGATTCCATTCATCGAATGCCGACTACCCGGGGATGATGGGCTGCTGTCCCCAGGGCCCTGCTGGACCATGTAACGGATTCTTTAGCACTTGCTACGGCCACCACGAGATAACCAAAACTCCGTCATTGCTCTCTTCCACAGACGATTTCTTCGCTATGTTCTGCACCAAAGATGACTGGCCATACTGCTTACCCTGGACGTGGCCTGAGATCGGTGTTTCGGCTTTCGAATGTACCAATATCACTCTACGGAAAACGGCTACAGTACACACCCTTTCCACGTACACAAACGCCGCTTGGTTCGGTAGAACGGCTGTTTCCGCCGTCTCGATTTCATGGATCAAAGATCGCGAAATGATCACGCGCTTGAACTTTAAACCTACAAGAACCGCAACATCCCATTCATCTGAATCAACTGCCACAAAGATGTCCGAATCCTCTTCAGGGCCTTCTCCGACCCTGGTTGGTGCAGTAGTTGGCAGTGTGGTCGGAGGCCTTGTAGCACTTTCTGTCACAGTGCTCATTCTCTGGGTGTGGCGAAAGAGGAAACTATCTTATTGAACCAAGAATCGTCACTTCGGGGGGTATCCAACCGCTCAGACTCAGGAGAACAACCCTTGGCTCTTGCAGAGCCAAAGCCCAGTGAGCTTGATGGTAACTCAGTACCCTCGTCCCCGCAGGCTGATCCTGATTCCCGTGGTATCGATGAATATGGTCATCTGCGTTGTAGTATCTGAGAAGTCCACCGAGAGTATGGAGCGTTGTTAGGAGGGGCGCTCCACCACCTTGTTGTCTTTGCTAGTTATAAGGATTGAGCAGTCACCCATGTAGACTGCTTGCTGACTATTTCTCAATGCTTGTTGGGGTCCTATTAGCTCCGGGTAAGCCTACAGCACCGCCAAAAAGCTATAGTTTAAGACAAAATAGCGCAGGAGTATGATATGCTTTGTGTCCCTATTAAGTACGACCTTGAGCCTAGGCTATAGTTTAAAGCGAGATATGTGGAGTAACCTTTGACGATAATTACTGTACTTTGCTCCCAACTGTATTAAAGAAAGTGGTCTTTTGCTGCACTGGTCATTGAAAATATGCTATAGGTAATACAAAGTGTGTAATTGATTCTGGACTACAAGTGTAAGACTATGGCAATATCGCATATAGAATATCCctacaaaaagaaaatagccTGCAATAGGTGTCGTGAGGCatatatcaatatatcaaCTCATACATGAATGTCCTACAATTATACCACTACAGCAATGGATGCTCCAGAGCCAGCTTCCCAAAACCTCGTGTACCATCACCCAGGGCTTGCACCTGCTCCAGCGCGTTTTCAGCTGTCCCACTAACCACATCGACAGACGGGAACTGGAATCCGGCCCCATAGTTCGTAACCGCCCACTGCAGGGCCTGCCATGCACGGACATAGTCGGACGGTCGGGCTGGAATGGTAATCGGTCGAGGAGCCCCGTGAACCCGGATAGTGCAGTCCCTATTCGGGGTAGCAATTGGCATCTTGAACTTAGGATCACGCTGGACAACAACAGACACAAGACAGGCCTCTTCTGAAACACATTCCGCCATAAGCTGGGCCGAGCCGGTTCCTCCGTAACTTCCAACCGTGTCGAAAGCATAGTCTATGGAACTCCATTGTCCCTGTTCTAGCGCGGACTTGATTTGAGAAACCACATCTGGGGATCTGTAATCAAAACATTGCGTTGCCCCGAGCTCCAGCAGAAGCGGGTGTCTTTGTGGGGATGCAGTGACGAAGATCGGATAAATACCGCTTGCCCGGGCGAGCTGCACCGCGCAAAGACCAACGCTACTTGATGCGCCCCAGATCAACACTGGCCTCCCTGTCTTCTCTGTGTCTTTGGTACCTGGTAGAGGAAACTTGAAGATGCTATAAAGTGTATCAGCCGCTGTCATAGTCACGACGCTAAGACATGCAGCATGATGTGGTGGAAGGTTTGCAGGAACATGAAAGGCCATGTCTTCTGGACAAACCAGGTATTGCTGATGAGTCCCATATCCAGCTGGTCTGTTGAGGCCGGTAGGAGTATACCCGGCAACAGTGTCACCTGGGCTAAAGGACGACTGGGGCGGTGCCTGGAGCACTTTTCCACAGAAGTCGTAGCCCAGCACAGCCGGGTAAATTCCAAGAAAAGTGGCATGTTTGACATCAGCCGGATTTGCGCCTGAGAACTGTGTCTCGATCAAGAGTTCTCCCTCTTCTGGCACAGGAAATTGTAGATCTCGGCGGACTCGGAAAATTGCATGTTCATCGGCATATAAACCGGTATTTGTGTTGGACTGGCTCATGATTGGTAGCTGCTGACTAGGAAGAAGATATAAAATAGGAATAATACTTCTAAAGAGGGGGTGACAAGATCGACGCCTCTTCTGGTCATATATAGACCACGTCTCACGGAGAAAGCTCGCAGTAAGTGCGGAGCATCGCGGAGACCTGGTCTGGATTGCAATTAAGCTTCCTTGCGGATGCTACAGATACTTCCGATTCCGCTTAATAACCCACTTTATCCCCACATTCTTGTGTGGGTCTGGATTTACGGCTTGTAGATCAGCCTCGGTCAGCTTTGTACcggatgtatatataccgATCATTGGATAGCTGAGTGTAGACATATATTCCTTCCTAGTTCAGTGTTTCTAACTGTTCATTTTTTGTCCCTCAAGCTGTTGTTAAACCCTCGCCGTCATTATGTCTGTAGAAGAGAAGCTCAAAGCTCAGTTTCCAGACACCGTCTACACGGCATTGGCACCACCAGACCGTCATCCCGGCTTCAACTACAAGGGTTTTCATCCAGGCCGGGTGACTCGACTCCCGAGAGGTCATGTGAAGGAA contains the following coding sequences:
- a CDS encoding N-acetylmuramoyl-L-alanine amidase domain-containing protein (unnamed protein product) → MATHTGARRAGRSPLIFFAMLSYLMMIPGVLAMNFVSRAEWKARAPKEAYKPMTDAKGVKVHYLGPQFSGKQHSECDDFMRSVQNQHMDESPEDYFDIAYNLAVCEHGYVFDGRGKGHRSGANGDVQLNSDHYAVLAFLGKSGVTEPTKEQIIGLQDSIAYLRRAGAGDEIKGHRDGYNTECPGGPLYKLVTDGSLDPGKLWDGGSHTVQKGEDLDTISAKYNVPKQYIITANDLQSPYRLTVNQTIEVPARGVPLTESGN
- a CDS encoding putative alcohol dehydrogenase codes for the protein MSQSNTNTGLYADEHAIFRVRRDLQFPVPEEGELLIETQFSGANPADVKHATFLGIYPAVLGYDFCGKVLQAPPQSSFSPGDTVAGYTPTGLNRPAGYGTHQQYLVCPEDMAFHVPANLPPHHAACLSVVTMTAADTLYSIFKFPLPGTKDTEKTGRPVLIWGASSSVGLCAVQLARASGIYPIFVTASPQRHPLLLELGATQCFDYRSPDVVSQIKSALEQGQWSSIDYAFDTVGSYGGTGSAQLMAECVSEEACLVSVVVQRDPKFKMPIATPNRDCTIRVHGAPRPITIPARPSDYVRAWQALQWAVTNYGAGFQFPSVDVVSGTAENALEQVQALGDGTRGFGKLALEHPLL